The sequence GATGTTCTCGGCGGCGGTCAGGGCCGGGATGAGGTTGTAGTCCTGGAAGACGTAGCCGACGCTGCGGCGGCGCAGGGCGGCCATGCCCTTGGGGCCGAGGGCGGCGAGGTCCTGGCCCTCGATGACGACCTGGCCGCTCGTGGCGGTGTCGAGCCCCCCGGCCAGGGTCAGCAGGGTGGACTTGCCGGAACCGGAGGGGCCCATCACGGCGACCAGCTCGCCCGGGTACACCGCGAGGTGGATCCCGCGCAGGGCGTGCACCTCGGCGACGCCGGAGCCGTGGGTACGGGTCAGCGCCCGCAGTTCGAGTACGGGGCTGCCGCCGGGCGTCCCGGAGGACGACGGGGGCGGCTGGGTGGCGGACGTGGGCATGGCGGGTGGTTCCCCCTCGGAACGTACTGGGTCTCATCCGGACGGCGACGACGGTCCCGCCGCCGCCCGGGTCGTCAGGCGCCGGTCTCAGCGCTGGGAGCGGGTCCGGCCGGCCAGGGCACGGGCAGGACCGCGGGTGGCCGCGGGGCCGGGCTCGGTGGAGGGCTCGGTCGCGGCGGCCTCTTTGAGGCGGACGAGCCGCGACTCGCAGTGGTCGAGCCAGCGGGCCTCGGCCTCCGCCTGGAAGATCAGTTGCTCCACGACGAGGAGCCAGGCGACCTCGTCCCGGTTGGCGGGGACGTCGGCCAGGGCCTGGGCCTTGAGCCGGGTGTAGTCCTGCATCGCCTTGAGCGTGTGGTGGCGCTGGGACTGGATCACGTCCCGGATGTCGACGCCCGGGGCGCCCACGGCCATGGCGAGCTTGATGGCCAGTTCGTCGCGGGGCGGACTGGTGCGGTCCACCGGGGTCTCGAACCAGGTGCGCAGCTCGGTGCGTCCCTCGTCGGTGATCGCGTAGAGGTCGTGCCCGGCGTCGTCCGAGCCGTCCTGGACGATCAGGCCGTCGCGCTCCAGACGGCTGAGCGTCGTGTAGACCTGGCCGACGTTCAGGGGCCAGGTGGAGCCGGTGCGCGACTCGAACTCGGTGCGGAGCCGGGACCCGTAACGAGGGCCCCGTTCCAGCAGGGCCAGCAGGCCGTGGCGAATGGACATACCGAGTATGTATACCGAGTATGTTCGTTCTGGCAAGTCTCGCCGGAGCCGGAACCGGAGGGTGCGGCCCTCCGGTCGCGCGGGGCGTTACGGTCGGTTCGTGTGAGCGTGACGGTCGGTTCGCGCGGGCACTACGGTCAGTTCGCGCGGCGCATACGGAACGCGAGGAAGCCGAGTCCCAGCCCGACCAGGGCGATGCCCGCACCGAGCGAGACCTCCTGCACCCGCCGGACGGCCGCCGCGTCCAGTGCCTGCCCGGACCGCTGTCCCGGATCGCTGAAGGCCTCGGGCGGCGGCGAGGAGGCAGGCAGGCCGACGGGGTCCGCGCGGCCCTCGGCGGTCTCCTCCCGCGGGTCCTCCTCGACGGGATCCCCGGCCCGCGCCTGCTCCACCGGCGACAGCGACCGCCCGGGACGCGCCTTGCCCGCCCCGGCCTCGCGCCCGGCCAGGGGAGCGGTCGACCCGGACACGTCGGGGGAAGCGGAGGGCGGGGAAGAGGGCTCCGGTGCGTCGGCCCCGGGCCCGGAACCGGCTCCGGCGGGGGGCCGCGCGTCCATCCCGGTCGCGGTCGGGGTGGACGGTGCCGGGTCGGCCGCCGACGCCCCGGGAACCGGGACGCCGGACGGCAGGGGCAGGGGCAGGGGCAGCACGGAAGGGGATGCCGAGCGCGATGCGGAGGCCGGCGGGACGGGCGGCGGAGCGGCCGGAGAGGACGGGGCGCCGGACGCGGTGGCCGCGGGGCTCGACGCCTGCGGGGCCGCGGTCGTCACGGACGGCGGACCGCCCGGC is a genomic window of Streptomyces sp. YPW6 containing:
- a CDS encoding PadR family transcriptional regulator, with amino-acid sequence MSIRHGLLALLERGPRYGSRLRTEFESRTGSTWPLNVGQVYTTLSRLERDGLIVQDGSDDAGHDLYAITDEGRTELRTWFETPVDRTSPPRDELAIKLAMAVGAPGVDIRDVIQSQRHHTLKAMQDYTRLKAQALADVPANRDEVAWLLVVEQLIFQAEAEARWLDHCESRLVRLKEAAATEPSTEPGPAATRGPARALAGRTRSQR